One Anastrepha obliqua isolate idAnaObli1 chromosome 6, idAnaObli1_1.0, whole genome shotgun sequence DNA window includes the following coding sequences:
- the LOC129250713 gene encoding uncharacterized protein LOC129250713, with amino-acid sequence MTGKHTDASTARTDKKPNTRTELQDKQTDRQKEATDALKKQTDNWTRRTSKDELRMTGSPSEDELLASSQETVEGKAVGHSRPTTINEPTTSAKAMGQKRPNKGPSRYKLYQRSLAILGRIRKNETEGKAHPKDEADKARCQKVVDEYLAFQTARKTEAKKRNRSQDENKRATKKHKISDQGAVVPKLTKQFSEVARDHLQMALVDETSNRGKPVLDKWSEIEARLSRIVVDHVMANPEGQSPGFDSVEVVRGCRVIKCDDQYSLHFLTNAIGKIQNSWDGLRLKLIPASEIPRRPRARIWIPNMEFEANQLIPYLQAHNRSVPMADWSIIKAEAPQKHSVSFLLQITEESLEPLQKVENKLRFGIRKALLKIFRSANPEEEQDEVDGTSELLIGMQLNDAEPAEANQ; translated from the coding sequence ATGACGGGAAAACATACCGACGCATCGACAGCACGGActgataaaaaaccaaacacgcGGACAGAACTACAGGACAAGCAAACAGACAGACAGAAGGAAGCGACGGACGCACTTAAAAAACAGACAGACAATTGGACAAGACGTACAAGCAAGGACGAACTGAGGATGACGGGGTCACCCTCAGAGGATGAGCTCTTGGCCTCCAGCCAAGAAACAGTTGAgggcaaagctgtgggccacagcagGCCAACAACCATAAATGAACCAACAACATCCGCTAAAGCCATGGGGCAAAAGCGCCCTAATAAAGGCCCATCAAGGTATAAGctctaccagaggtctctcgctatCCTTGGCAGGATTCGTAAGAACGAGACCGAAGGTAAAGCTCATCCCAAAGATGAGGCTGACAAGGCAAGGTGTCAAAAGGTGGTGGACGAATACCTGGCATTCCAAACCGCCCGAAAGACAGAGGCCAAAAAACGTAACCGTTCGCAAGACGAAAACAAGAGGGCAACAAAGAAGCACAAGATCTCAGATCAGGGTGCGGTTGTCCCCAAACTTACCAAACAATTCAGTGAGGTGGCACGGGACCATCTTCAAATGGCACTGGTGGACGAAACTTCCAACCGCGGCAAACCTGTGCTTGACAAATGGTCGGAGATTGAGGCACGGTTGTCTCGCATAGTCGTCGACCATGTCATGGCGAACCCGGAGGGTCAATCCCCAGGTTTCGACTCGGTGGAAGTGGTTCGCGGTTGCCGGGTAATCAAATGTGATGACCAATACTCATTGCATTTCCTTACAAACGCGATTGGCAAAATTCAGAACAGCTGGGATGGCTTGAGGCTCAAGCTCATTCCAGCTAGCGAGATACCACGaaggccgagggctcgcatctggatACCAAACATGGAGTTTGAAGCCAATCAGTTAATTCCCTATCTCCAGGCTCACAACCGCTCAGTGCCGATGGCCGATTGgtcgatcatcaaagcggaggctccgcaaaagcACAGCGTGTCGTTCCTCCTTCAAATCACAGAAGAGAGCCTTGAACCactgcaaaaagtggaaaataaacttCGGTTTGGCATACGGAAGGCCCTgctgaagatattccgttctGCGAATCCGGAGGAGGAGCAGGATGAGGTCGACGGCACCAGCGAACTGCTGATTGGCATGCAGTTAAATGATGCCGAACCTGCGGaagcaaaccaataa
- the LOC129250714 gene encoding uncharacterized protein K02A2.6-like encodes MPPKEEKSANDSKMVTPVTMLQTTNVPEFNPNVESWNVWKERLEIHFCEVNCTDDNVRKSILLKSIGAVPYKVLHSLCSPATPVSKSFKELCEILDTQYTPPTIVFSERKIFHISTKQESESVAEWYGRVKMLALNCKFGVNLDAFVLNQPNPLPNFIFERLCEEDENLTIQSALRKAMILETKCIIKGGKEETAVNFVKKQKHQKQNNGSGNSNRGNSSSDNRGNGGNSNRGKWGSSNRGSGDGGSNRDGGRDNRGDGERKFPCPHCGWRNHASQSCKYKDSKCHSCGTVGHLASVCYNKKRSVNYVSNDNDDEHDNNDLFNHSIFSVAERNSFDVYSLPVVIDGVKLNAVCDTGAPCTLLPLSFYENNIMEKTLRPCNIPYVDYSGDRLKLVGEYDASITFKGNTKTVVVVVVVDSANPPLLGRTFLRSFNFELLQINNINFENNNAAIVEQLKIKFVEVFEDKLGEFKNSEICLKVVENATPVFCKPRPLPLAWKAKVEKQLRDLISSGVLEPVDNSDWGTPLVPVLKPNGDLRICGDYKITINKFLEDFKYPLPRIDEIFASLQGGEIFTKLDLSNAYNQLILDDES; translated from the coding sequence ATGCCTCCTAAAGAAGAAAAGTCAGCGAACGACAGCAAGATGGTGACACCAGTGACAATGCTTCAAACGACGAATGTTCCAGAATTTAACCCGAATGTGGAGTCGTGGAATGTTTGGAAGGAACGTTTGGAGATACATTTCTGTGAAGTGAATTGCACAGATGATAATGTAAGGAAgtcgattttattaaaatcaattgGTGCCGTTCCATACAAAGTTCTACACAGTTTGTGCAGTCCAGCTACTCCCGTGTCAAAATCATTTAAAGAGTTGTGTGAAATATTGGACACACAATATACTCCACCTACTATTGTATTTAGTGAGcggaaaatatttcatatttcaacgAAGCAAGAAAGTGAATCTGTGGCGGAATGGTATGGTCGTGTAAAGATGTTGGCACTTAATTGTAAATTTGGGGTCAATTTAGATGCATTTGTGTTAAACCAACCAAACCCATTGCCAAATTTCATCTTTGAAAGACTGTGTGAAGAAGATGAGAATCTCACAATTCAAAGTGCATTAAGAAAGGCGATGATATTAGAGACGAAATGCATAATAAAGGGAGGAAAAGAAGAAACTGCAGTGAATTTTGTCAAGAAGCAAAAACATCAGAAGCAGAACAACGGTAGTGGTAACAGCAATAGAGGCAATAGCAGTAGTGACAACAGAGGTAATGGTGGCAACAGCAACAGAGGCAAATGGGGAAGCAGCAACAGAGGCAGTGGTGATGGTGGCAGCAACAGAGATGGTGGCAGAGATAACAGAGGCGATGGTGAGAGAAAATTTCCTTGTCCTCACTGTGGTTGGCGAAATCATGCATCTCAGTCATGCAAATACAAAGATAGCAAGTGTCATTCTTGTGGAACAGTTGGTCATTTGGCGTCTGTTTGTTACAATAAAAAGAGAAGTGTTAATTATGTATctaatgataatgatgatgaacATGATAATAATGATTtgtttaatcattcaatttttagTGTGGCTGAGCGAAATTCGTTTGACGTGTATTCTCTTCCAGTCGTTATTGATGGAGTTAAATTAAATGCTGTTTGTGACACAGGTGCACCATGCACTTTGTTGCCTTTGTCGTTTTACGAGAATAATATTATGGAAAAGACTCTCCGACCATGCAATATTCCATATGTTGACTACAGTGGTGATAGATTGAAGCTGGTTGGCGAATATGATGCGTCGATTACTTTTAAAGGTAATACaaaaactgttgttgttgttgttgttgtggattCTGCAAACCCTCCATTGCTTGGTCGTACGTTTTTACGTTCTTTTAATTTCGAATTATTGCAAATAAACAatattaatttcgaaaataataatGCTGCGATCGTCGAACAATTGAAGATTAAGTTCGTCGAGGTTTTTGAAGATAAGTTgggtgaatttaaaaattcggaAATTTGTTTAAAGGTTGTTGAAAATGCAACACCAGTATTTTGCAAACCCAGACCTTTGCCATTAGCATGGAAGGCTAAAGTTGAGAAACAGTTGCGAGATTTAATCAGTTCAGGTGTTCTTGAACCTGTTGACAACTCCGATTGGGGTACACCTTTAGTACCAGTTTTGAAACCCAACGGTGATTTGCGGATATGCGGTGATTATAAAATCACAATTAACAAGTTTTTAGAGGATTTTAAATATCCTTTACCCAGGATAGATGAGATTTTTGCATCTTTACAGGGTGGTGAAATTTTCACAAAGCTTGATTTGTCCAATGCGTACAATCAGCTAATTCTTGACGATGAGTCATAA